From a single Methylosinus sp. H3A genomic region:
- a CDS encoding MarR family winged helix-turn-helix transcriptional regulator, with protein MTEPNGPLSLQDVLRVRDTCLCFAAQRAARRLARRFDAMFRPLGITNNQFSLMMPLNAPPPMSLGQLSEFLGMDQTTISAALKGLERDGLIEVRRDDRDKRIRRPTLTAKGHAVLHAALPIWRAGHAKIDAELAGQGPDIRKALNILNHHPQQKDISVEPGTIA; from the coding sequence ATGACCGAACCAAATGGCCCGCTCTCCCTGCAGGATGTGCTGCGTGTGCGCGATACCTGCCTGTGCTTCGCCGCGCAGCGCGCAGCACGCCGGCTTGCGCGGCGGTTCGATGCGATGTTCCGCCCGCTGGGCATCACCAACAACCAGTTCTCGCTGATGATGCCGCTGAACGCGCCGCCCCCGATGTCGCTCGGCCAACTTTCCGAATTTCTCGGAATGGACCAGACCACCATCAGCGCCGCGCTCAAGGGATTGGAGCGCGATGGGTTGATCGAGGTCCGTCGCGACGATCGCGATAAGCGCATCCGCCGCCCCACGCTCACTGCGAAGGGACATGCCGTGCTCCATGCTGCGCTACCGATCTGGCGGGCGGGACACGCCAAAATCGATGCCGAACTCGCCGGTCAGGGACCGGACATCCGCAAGGCGCTCAATATCCTCAACCACCATCCGCAGCAGAAGGATATTTCCGTCGAACCCGGCACCATTGCCTGA